CAGCTCTCGACTGGTGTACTACCATTTACCTGCCCCTGGACAGCGTTAAAATCGGCGAGGAAGTCTCCGGGATCTGCATCGCTGGAGACTCATCTTGGATGTTCTCTTACGTCCGCAGTTAACCCAGAGAAACACGATCCACGATCTTTATCACTCTATAAAAAATCACTCATTAGACAAATAATCTGAGACTAGTAAGGCTCCGAAAGGTATTTCAGAgcttggtggaatgaaagaagtGTTGGCTCCCTTGGAGTTCGTTCGTGACTATCATCAGCGGTGAGGAGACACAGAGCCTCGAGGGCTACTTGGAGCCACCGCGGTGACCGTTGGCGCACAGGTggttgttgtggtggtggtagttctCCACTTCCTTCTCCAGGACGTGGTCGAAGTGGCCGTTATTGACGGGGTGGCATCTAGCACGGCAGACCTCGCCGTTGACGCAGGAGAAGCCGTTAGCAGCAGGTTGGCCGCGGTTGCTGGAGCCTCTGTGGCCGGACCTGGTGGACCGACGTCCGCCGCTGGCAGTGGCAGCAGGGCCTGCCTTGGCCTCCGTCCCCGCGGGTCCCCCGGTGGGCAGGAAGAACACACTGGGCGCAGGACTGGAGGCGAGGAGCTCTAGCTACAGTTCCGTAACAGGTATCGGCTTGAGAGTCTGCTGCTGAGCGGCGCGGACGATGTAGTCCTCGTCCGAGAAGGTCTTCTGGTACTCGTGCTCCTTGCGACTGATGGCACGGTTGTTCCACTTGTAGTCCTTGAGGGCGTCCTGCAGGCGACGCCTGTATCGGTACAGCAGGATCCCCAGAAGGGCCACAAGAGCGACACCCGTGCCGCAAAGGGCACCGATGATGGCCTGCTGTCGAGTGTCGTGAAGGGCACAGCCCAGCTCGTCTGCAGACAGAGATTTGAGGGGGCGATCTTTGAGGTGTTTTGGTGTTGCACATAATACTTGGCTGGCGTTGCGCTGCGTCAGAAGATCTCGAAGCCACAGCAGTGAACATCTGCACTCCAGCGGGTTCTCAGCCAGCTCCAACTTGCGCAGCTCGGGCCATGTGGCTAGAGGCTCAGAGAACGTGGTGAACGCGTTGTCACGGAGAACAAGATGCCGCAAATTCGGCAGACCTGCAAGCGCGCCTTCCTCTACCGACGACAGCTTCTTGTTACTGCTCAGGACTAGCGTCTCTAGATTCAAGTTGTCTGCGAGAGCGCCCTTCTCAACGCGCTCGAGGTGCTGCGCTCCAGACACGTCGAGCCTCTTGAGCTTCTCTAGGCCTTGAAATGCGTGCGCCTCGAGCGCAGTGAACTCGTTCTGACCCACGCTGAGCTCCTCCAGGCGGGGAAGCGTTGCGAGCTGTCGCGTGGGGATCACTTTGAGGCAGTTGTCGTGCAGGCCCAGGCTCCTGAGCACGGAGAGCCCCCGGAAAGCGTTCTCACTTATGTTTTGTAAGCCGGCGCCACTCACGTCGAGATTTGTTAGGCGGTTCAACCCCCGGAAAGCGTCGTCTGGAAGTGTCGTGAAAGCATTGAGGCCAACTTTCAGCTCGGCCAGGTTGCTCAGCTCCGTGAACGACGACGTAGGCACTGCGCGGAGTTGGTTGTCGTCCAAGTACAGCACTCTGAGCGCTGTCAGGCCGGCGAATGCTGCAGGATCAACACGAGATATCCTGTTCTGCCCCAGATCCAGTTCTTCTAGCTGCGGAAGGAGGCTGAACAGACGCTCTGGGAGTTCTTCTAAATAATTTCCTCTAAGACTGAGTACAGTTAATGCTCTCAGACCGAGAAAAGTCTTATTGCTCACGGAGGAAATTTTATTGTGGTTTAAGTGCAGCTCGACGAGTTTTCTCTGGGCTTCGAAGCTCTTGGTGGGGATGCTCACCAGGTGGTTGTAGGACAGGTCTACGTACTTGAGTTCTCCGTAGAATTGGAAGGCAGCGTCAACCGTCTTTATGCGGTTGTATTTTAGCACCAGGCGCTGGATGGAGGGGTTCAGCGTGATGGGGATCACGTCCAGGTTGGCCTCGATACAGGTCACCACCAGGGTGTCGTCGTCACAGGTGCACCCCGTGGGGCAGAAC
The sequence above is a segment of the Periplaneta americana isolate PAMFEO1 chromosome 3, P.americana_PAMFEO1_priV1, whole genome shotgun sequence genome. Coding sequences within it:
- the LOC138696966 gene encoding insulin-like growth factor-binding protein complex acid labile subunit isoform X3, translated to MTSMKDEIALPLMPRCCAVSRMTAPSPPLLLLVCLAALLASAARALAFCPTGCTCDDDTLVVTCIEANLDVIPITLNPSIQRLVLKYNRIKTVDAAFQFYGELKYVDLSYNHLVSIPTKSFEAQRKLVELHLNHNKISSVSNKTFLGLRALTVLSLRGNYLEELPERLFSLLPQLEELDLGQNRISRVDPAAFAGLTALRVLYLDDNQLRAVPTSSFTELSNLAELKVGLNAFTTLPDDAFRGLNRLTNLDVSGAGLQNISENAFRGLSVLRSLGLHDNCLKVIPTRQLATLPRLEELSVGQNEFTALEAHAFQGLEKLKRLDVSGAQHLERVEKGALADNLNLETLVLSSNKKLSSVEEGALAGLPNLRHLVLRDNAFTTFSEPLATWPELRKLELAENPLECRCSLLWLRDLLTQRNASQVLCATPKHLKDRPLKSLSADELGCALHDTRQQAIIGALCGTGVALVALLGILLYRYRRRLQDALKDYKWNNRAISRKEHEYQKTFSDEDYIVRAAQQQTLKPIPVTEL
- the LOC138696966 gene encoding insulin-like growth factor-binding protein complex acid labile subunit isoform X1 — protein: MCDGEMTANASTESLSYGIPNIMGKFPFGCRLKPSLPSRESMTSMKDEIALPLMPRCCAVSRMTAPSPPLLLLVCLAALLASAARALAFCPTGCTCDDDTLVVTCIEANLDVIPITLNPSIQRLVLKYNRIKTVDAAFQFYGELKYVDLSYNHLVSIPTKSFEAQRKLVELHLNHNKISSVSNKTFLGLRALTVLSLRGNYLEELPERLFSLLPQLEELDLGQNRISRVDPAAFAGLTALRVLYLDDNQLRAVPTSSFTELSNLAELKVGLNAFTTLPDDAFRGLNRLTNLDVSGAGLQNISENAFRGLSVLRSLGLHDNCLKVIPTRQLATLPRLEELSVGQNEFTALEAHAFQGLEKLKRLDVSGAQHLERVEKGALADNLNLETLVLSSNKKLSSVEEGALAGLPNLRHLVLRDNAFTTFSEPLATWPELRKLELAENPLECRCSLLWLRDLLTQRNASQVLCATPKHLKDRPLKSLSADELGCALHDTRQQAIIGALCGTGVALVALLGILLYRYRRRLQDALKDYKWNNRAISRKEHEYQKTFSDEDYIVRAAQQQTLKPIPVTEL
- the LOC138696966 gene encoding insulin-like growth factor-binding protein complex acid labile subunit isoform X2 encodes the protein MTANASTESLSYGIPNIMGKFPFGCRLKPSLPSRESMTSMKDEIALPLMPRCCAVSRMTAPSPPLLLLVCLAALLASAARALAFCPTGCTCDDDTLVVTCIEANLDVIPITLNPSIQRLVLKYNRIKTVDAAFQFYGELKYVDLSYNHLVSIPTKSFEAQRKLVELHLNHNKISSVSNKTFLGLRALTVLSLRGNYLEELPERLFSLLPQLEELDLGQNRISRVDPAAFAGLTALRVLYLDDNQLRAVPTSSFTELSNLAELKVGLNAFTTLPDDAFRGLNRLTNLDVSGAGLQNISENAFRGLSVLRSLGLHDNCLKVIPTRQLATLPRLEELSVGQNEFTALEAHAFQGLEKLKRLDVSGAQHLERVEKGALADNLNLETLVLSSNKKLSSVEEGALAGLPNLRHLVLRDNAFTTFSEPLATWPELRKLELAENPLECRCSLLWLRDLLTQRNASQVLCATPKHLKDRPLKSLSADELGCALHDTRQQAIIGALCGTGVALVALLGILLYRYRRRLQDALKDYKWNNRAISRKEHEYQKTFSDEDYIVRAAQQQTLKPIPVTEL